Below is a genomic region from Desulfobacter sp..
TTGTCCCGCTGTTCCTTTGAAATCTGCTTTTGCTTGGTGATATCCATAAAATATCCCAAGGCAGCCCGGGTCCCCTCGTGTTTCACAGGGGTAATGGTTTCCATTACCCATTTTACTTGACCCGTATGGGTTACGACGCAAAACTCATAAGGGGTGGTTCTTTGCCCGGTCAGCATCAAAACGGCAGTTTTCCGGACATGTGCTCTGTAATCTTTGTGCACAAGATCCAGAGATTCCATGCCGATCAATTGCGTTTTTGTATACCCTGTAATTCTGCAAAATTCGGGGTTCACATACTTGAATCGTCGGTCCTGCAGGATATAGCTGCCGATCATGGCACTGTTGCGGCTGTGTTCGAGTTCATCTTCGATTTGTTTTTTTTGGGTATTATCCCTTATGAATCCTTCTATGGCAACGGCCCTGTTCTGGCTGTCCCGGACGATCGACCACCGGTCATGCATCCATCGGGTTGTTCCGTCGGAATTAATGTAGCGGTATTCAACCTCTCCCTGGGTCCCCCCGGTCTTTAAGGTGTTCCCCCTTGCCGCCCTGAGTTTTTCGATGTCTTCCGGGTGGATGTGCTGGGCAGCACTGTAGGAGGATAATAGGGTATGTCCCTCTTCTTCTACCTCGAACAGGTTTAAAAACCGCTTGTTGAAAAAAGGAAAGGTGCCCGAATCAACATCAAACAGATAGATGGCATCCTGGGAAAGGTCGGCAAGCTGCTGAAAACTCTCTGATAATGTCCTAATAATGTCCCGATCATTGTTTTTAAGCTTGGCATCGGTATCCTTCTCCATCTGACGTATTTTTGCTTCCAGTTGTTCGTAGGTCGGTTTCCGGCTCATTATCTTTACCCTGAAACCCCAGGGCCTCGTGTATGATATCGTTTCCGCGGGACCTAACAATTGTGA
It encodes:
- a CDS encoding PAS domain S-box protein — encoded protein: MSRKPTYEQLEAKIRQMEKDTDAKLKNNDRDIIRTLSESFQQLADLSQDAIYLFDVDSGTFPFFNKRFLNLFEVEEEGHTLLSSYSAAQHIHPEDIEKLRAARGNTLKTGGTQGEVEYRYINSDGTTRWMHDRWSIVRDSQNRAVAIEGFIRDNTQKKQIEDELEHSRNSAMIGSYILQDRRFKYVNPEFCRITGYTKTQLIGMESLDLVHKDYRAHVRKTAVLMLTGQRTTPYEFCVVTHTGQVKWVMETITPVKHEGTRAALGYFMDITKQKQISKEQRDKEKLRAILEMAGAVSHELNNPLQVVSIGIEKLANPNLAQSQKENLIHLIKKHTLRMIELSSKIQSISQYATKDYAEGKKIFDIDAAQELPLTDTSLL